Within Cercospora beticola chromosome 6, complete sequence, the genomic segment GTGGAGAGAGATGGCGCATACTCCAGTTAAATTCACCCACAATCACGCCCTTCTCCGTGTTGAAGACATTCTCGTAGGTAGCTTCTGTTGCCTATAAGCACGTCAGCTCCGCCTTATTTTCTGAGTGATTTGCTGTACGTACCGGGTATTTGTAGACCTTGCCGTCGATCGTAACTGGTCCACGGGGTTCCATATGCTGGAGAAGGATATTGTGTCCCTTGGATTGTGCGTCACCCTCAGGGCCCAGCAACGAGATCAGACCTGGGTCGCGGAAGCCTGCAATGTATTGTTCAATGTGAACTGGCTGTCCGTCCTGGCCTGTCCATCCCCACTGTTGGAGTTGTTCGAAGCGAGTGAAGGTGCTGATAGCCTGGGAGCCTGCCATTGCGGGATTGCGCATCCAGCACATTAGGGCGTAGCCTTTGATCTTCGCCTTGTTGAAGTCTTCGTTGCTTGCCGGCTTGACTTCGATGACTCGAGACTCCAAGATGTGCGAGCCATTGGTAGGTACGTTGAGATCGAGTTCAGGCGATTTTGGAAGAACTCGCGAGATCAGACTCACTTCGGGTGGGGAAGCCGTGAAGATGATAGTAGCTGCAATGATTGAGAGcaggagtagtagtaaaggCAGAAGCCCATGGAAGAATGAGCTGGAGGTCCGCATACTTGTATTTGTTGGTTGTCGCAGTTGGTTGTTGGAGGTGAGAGGTGCAAGAGTTCCAAGCGAGGTGGGAGCTGTGCTGTTTTGTGGTACGGGTCACAGCTGTCCAAAGAGGCACATGTGATACGGGTAGCAGATAGCTCGTGCATATGTCAATATCAGGTGCAATTGGAGGTAGTGTCATGTGTAGGGCTCCGCAAAATCTCGTTCTGTGCAACATGAGTCTACCATGTGGTTTCAGACTTGACATGATCGATCGTGTTCTGATGTGCAAATGGGCGTGTCCACTTCTGTTTCGTTACCAAGTACGGACGCTGTACTTATGGCTACAGTGCAGCGTCCGCAGAACGCTATCACACTGGTACGACTGCTGGGATTCGGCGTGGAACTTGGACTGCGAGGTTCATCAGCAGAGAATTTACAGGGTGCATGTCCTGGCATTGTGCGAACACCTATGCCTGGTTGTTGAGGCGAAGAATCGATCAGCAATTAAACAAACAGCGCTCATCAAAGAAATGTCGAATATCATCAAGAAGTCACCAAATGGAGAAGTTCACTCAGGAGATCGATTGCAAGGCTGACCGGACGTCCTTCAAATAATGTTGTGACGATTCAAACGATCTGCCTATGGTTCGGGCTCAGAGCTTGGGCAAGAAATTATATCATCCCCAGATATCCCATTGCTGCTCGAACTCTTGGGTACCATGAGGCGGAATCGTGGATGATTCGGCTGCTTCTGCGCGTCGAGGCCATAGTCTTTGGTAGAATTCCCAGGTAGATGGCGTGCCAGGCTGAAACTGGCGACAGGGCATTGAGCGTACCTTGAGAATCGCCCAGCAGTAAATATCGGGAGGGAATTGGATGACATTCACTGCCAGCGGATGGAGAGATTTGTGTGTGTTGGAGGAAAGAGGTGGAAGGCAGAAGGCCGCGAAGAGAACAACGCTGGGAGACTCTCGGACACTCGGCCGAGGTTTCACCGGAACTCAAAAAAGTCTCCCGTCAAATCTACAACTACAAATTGACACACAACCCGAGGGCAACCCTTTGACAAGATGTCTTCCAATACTCGACCCTTTCAAGTCAAGTCTGATGCCCAGGGAAACACGGTCGACGTTCAGATTGGTGAGCTTCCTGGAATTGTAGCAGAAAACCTCGGCTTGGCAACTTGGGGTGCTGCAGTGGTATTGGCAGATGTGCTTTATCGCTGGACCGAGGACATCAAGAGAACAAGAGCAGAAGTGGAGGATCTGAAAAGAAAGGACATATCCAAGCATATCCCGATACTGGAATTGGGCGCCGGAACCGGACTGGCAGGCTTGACCGCATCTGCACTTTGGAATCTTCCGGCAATACTCACGGATCTTTCACCTGTGGTGCCAGGTATTGCACATAACATAAGTCTGAATCCATCTCTAGAGGCCTATGCTGGGACACTAGACTGGACGTCTCCTTCGACCTTGAACATTCCCTCCTCGTCTCCTGGCAACGATGCGATAACACTCTCTTGCGAAGCCACAAAGACCTCTATCCTGCTCGCGGCGGACACAATATATACTTCTGCTCATGCAAAACTCATCTCTTCTACGACTTTACATTGGCTCGCACGTACTCCATATGCAAGGGCGATATTCTGTTATCCCCTGCGATCATCGTATATCGAGCACGCGAGAGACCTCTGGAAAGAGATGCAGGCCTCTGGCTTCGTCTGTGTtgaagaagggcgagaacAGGCCAAAGAACTGTGGGGCGAGATAGCTCCTGTGCCATATGAGTGGTGCGTGTGGGGCTGGAGAGTTTTCCATCCAGAGGCTGTGGcgagagaagaggcagagaaggTGGATGGCGAAGGATGGTTGGCGATGTGATTGAACAGCATTCAACACAACGAGTTGTGCTGGGGGGACCTGCGACTGCCGTTGATACACAAGGGCCGGCAGATCTGATTCGAGATTCTCATCGATCGCATCGCTACTGACAACACATCCACAATTTCCACCCGCGAGCGACGTTCAAATCCGTCCAACTCGCACGAGAGAGCATTATCGCTCGAGTCGTGGAGAGCAGACTTGCACAAGAGCCACATATAACGGCTAATTCACGTCCACATCTCAGCTTTCTGAACGAATATGGGTCCATCGCCGACATTGGGCATGAGAACATGAAGTCGAAGTACGAAGCAGATCAGTAATCTCGCATCATGTCGCTTAGCAGTCACACAACGACTAATGTGAGATAGGAAGATTGTCACACCAAACATTCACTCGGCGTACCCATGAGCATGTGATTCTCCGTTGAACTCAAGCAAATTATTCGCTCGTTTGCTGACTCTTGGAATCTTTCTCCTGAGAACCAGAGCGAGGGCGGCGACCCAACGTTTTGGTCGCCCAGAAACAACAAGGATATTTGTCTTACTGCCAAAGCTGGGGTTGCTGATCCTGGTTGACTGACATGGCGTGCCATATCGCACAGGCCGCCTAGCCAAGCTGGAcattgcatgtgaaagttTGGATGGCAGATATGTTCATCGACTTCATCTACTTTGCCTGCAAGAAGTCTCCGAGCACTTTCATATACGACTCAGTCTCCTCCAAGAACGGCGTGTGAGAGCTCAACGGGAAAGTAACCCATTTCGTCCTCGCGGCAATATTGTTGAAATAAGGCCAAACAACCTCATCCTGCGCCTCATCAAAATACCCATTGATGAGAAGCACGCCTCCTGGCACAGTCTCACTTGTAATCAACTTCAATTTCTCCGTGTAATCCCAGTCCTTCACTGTGCCCACGACAGTAAACTCACTAGGTCCATTCATGGTTGCATAGACAGTATTGTCTTCCGCAACGCCAGCAAGACTTGCCTCGATCTCCGGAGGGAAGGGATCAACGCGACACAGATGTCTCTTGTAGAATGCAATCGTAGCATCTTCATACTCCTTGGAGTCTGTCGTGCCTTCTTTCTCATGCTTGTCTAATGCGTCTTGGACACTTTTTGGAAGCGCAGCTCGAAGTCCATTGCAGACTTTGGACCATGTTGGCATTGCAGCGGGCGAGTTGGACACGATGAGCTTTTGTAAGCCGGCTGGTTGGTGGTCGACCGCGTATTGGATGGCTTCCATTCCGCCGCATGATTGACCAAGGAGATAGAAGTTCTTGATCTGGAGATGCTGTTTAAGATTCTCGAGCTCGCCGATGTGCAGGTCAAACGTGAAGAACGATGTGTCGCCCTTGTGGTGCTGGAGATGAGTATTATCGCCACAGCCGAGTTGATCGTACATTATGACAGGAATGCCATAGTCGGTGGCGATGAGGCTGATGGGGAGAATGTAGTCTATATTTGGACATTAGTTCTCTGTTCCCGAATTCAAGTCTGCATTCGACTGACTATGCAGCATGCCAGGGCCGCCATGAAGGCAGATCAATGGTGTAGCACTTGGCGACAGTTGACCCCATATCCGATATATGGTCGTTCCTTTTTCACCAGTGGATGGTATAGTGAACTCGACTTTGCCCGTCGAGGTCGGAGGCGGATAGGACCGGATCTGTCCGGGCGGCTTGGGTGTGTTCTCGTCTGGAATGTTGTAAGCCATGATCGATTCGCCACTATCAGTCTCAGACAACGATAGCCACAAGCGCGTCGGAGCGATATCTACTATTCAAGCAAGTCAGCTGTTGTTACACATAGATTAGGCAAAGCTATATGGAGCTCCACTCGTGCACTGCCCCGCACCTGATGAATCCGAAGTTTACCAATAGACTGGTCTGCACCCCTAGCGTGAGCAGGATTGAAGTTACTTGATCCTGGTCAAAAGGTTTGGAGCTTTCGGCTCAATTaggaaggagatctttgTGGCTTTTGCCTGTGTTGTCTGTGTCTTGCCGTTTGCTCTATTCATCATCGTTCGTAAGTCACATCATAGTCAACCTGCTTTCGAATGATGGGATCCTCGGAACGCATACTCCCGTTACTCGCCTTGCGATTCGCGTGGTAAATCTCCGCAACATAGTTCTGATCTTCTGGTGTGAATACCGTGCTCTCTGCCGGACTCGATGCCGCAATTATGTCTTCTGTATTCCCACCTTTCTGATCTCTGGTTCCTTCTGGTGACATGTTCTGCATCTTGAAACTCTCTTTCGTAATCTTTCTGCTCCCACTGCCATAATCTGCTGCGTGGCCCAGATCCATGCCCATACCTGTATGGAAATCCTTGAGAAATGGTCGAAGAGCGATTGCCATGGCGGAGAACAGCGAGTATGTCAGGCCTAAGGTTTGCCAAGTCAAAGGCCGGATGACTATCGTGGATGGGCGACTGCTGTTCACAAATTGTTCGACTCTGTCGGCATGCAtggcggcgaagatgatgcagcTGTAAACATGGTCAGTGTGCTGCAAAAAGGCATACCGATTCAACACTCACAGCAGCCGCAAGCCGACCATAGCTGATGCTGTAATTTTGTACGAGGATCGCATCTGCAAAGACCATACGACCCAGCAGAACAAGGCGAAACCCCACAGCTCGCTCAGCGCATCCATGATGGCAACGGCGATCCATCTTGTCTCCTATGAGAATGTTAGCAGATGAGTTTTCACGCAGCCTAGATTCTGCTTACGCGGTTGCAGTTGTCGCCACCGCCAGT encodes:
- a CDS encoding uncharacterized protein (MEROPS:MER0003537), with the translated sequence MAYNIPDENTPKPPGQIRSYPPPTSTGKVEFTIPSTGEKGTTIYRIWGQLSPSATPLICLHGGPGMLHNYILPISLIATDYGIPVIMYDQLGCGDNTHLQHHKGDTSFFTFDLHIGELENLKQHLQIKNFYLLGQSCGGMEAIQYAVDHQPAGLQKLIVSNSPAAMPTWSKVCNGLRAALPKSVQDALDKHEKEGTTDSKEYEDATIAFYKRHLCRVDPFPPEIEASLAGVAEDNTVYATMNGPSEFTVVGTVKDWDYTEKLKLITSETVPGGVLLINGYFDEAQDEVVWPYFNNIAARTKWVTFPLSSHTPFLEETESYMKVLGDFLQAK